atgcAATATTTTCTGTGTagtttttaaattgttgtttttaatattcatttctcAACCGTAGGGGATAAATACGTACACGAGACCGCTATACATGATATTTGAAAGTGTCAAGTAACATTATCCGTTCATTTATTGAGTGAAGTGCATCTAAATGTTGCATTCTACAACACAAGAATGTAACTATATTAAGAAATAAATCCTACCACCGTGAAATAAGTACAAATCATTACAGATTCGTTGATCACCAGTACACTGCATTGCATGTATACAATCAGACACATATCAAACATCCACCGAAGAGAACGAACCATCATGGTACATATGACAGGCAGGTagctgaaatgtttttttaaaggtCTATTTCGGTAGCTGTTTGACCGGCttcttaaggtagttttgcacttGTAACGCCACTTATCTGTAAAACGTTAATAAAtcctggattcggcgtatgggaatgaaaatcattttatgaacttctcgcaacccgtgagtaaatttattacaatggcaaccttaccatctttctaaagttaaaatatgatatttaaacatctgacacattaaataattcaaagtaatgttttaaaattagcttaaaataTGCGGTTCACTAAAATCGTGGTCAAATaactcaaaaataagcacacggacccctataaattttatttcacaacattataaatcatatgtttatttacgacagtgagaaatttcatcaaaatctacattgtagaaaaatttctattcgcgaaaatgttatgaaagtggTGATTTTTCTATAAgctcccattatgaaaaactgCGTGAGGTCCAAAGTCAGTCAAGCAAAAACTCAAGAACACGAcgctatctttttatttgctgacttttctaagtatattctgaagttttgataaatcagggtttaatgaaattctacattgaAGAAGAACtttcgatccgaacgtgcaaAACTGCCTTAAGACTAGTGGCTACTTTTGATAGGGGGCAACTAAAGCAGGAGGTTCCACTGCATAATGTTGttattttcttatgaaatactttaatttctttttaatataatttatcagACAGATTACAGAAATATATAACAGAGAATTAATATgctaatacatgtatgtaacataTAACTAAAATTCCATCGCATAGACAAAGTATCGTCCCAGAGAAAAAGATGGTGAtagcaaaatatatttgtattttcatgcaaaaaaaaagagaaaaactatTGGAACATTTGTCTCGTCTTCATACTTGTTACACATCGTGGGTAGTTTTTTCATGTTATTGTAGTAAGCACAGTTCATCTAAACAATGTTTGTCTTCTGATTTGGAGATGAATGGTCTATAAACTGATGTTTGTTCTATTACATCCATAATCTTTATTGTTTAATTACTCAATACATGACTGTAGCAATTAACTAATGTGTGCATCGTTTCTATCAGGTATATCTAATTGTTTTGATCTGCGTTTTGGATGATTGTCTAATTTACTCCAAAAACAAGGCAGTATAAGTATTGGaaaaaatatgacagatattGTCCATTTCACACCTTTCCCTCTATAGCAACACCGTCCATTTTTTCTGTGATATGCCGCGTTTGCAGTTCCGAATCGTCAGACTTTTTCAAGACACTTTTAAGCATGCAAAATGATCTTCCAAGCTGACGTGCAAACGCGTTTGATGCTATCAAATAGATACAAATTTTGATAGCACTGTTTAGAactacaaaataatgaaaaaggtgCATCATCATCATAGTGGACTCCGTAGGTCTAAAATCGTCAGAAAATGCAAGAATTCTCATGGCGCTGTTTGGAATACTAAGAATCAATGTACTCATCGCTAGCAAAATCAGTAATGGTGTAGTCTTAAATTCTTTGTCTTCTGGAGTTGTTACTCGTCTTCGTCGCAGGAATCTCTCACTTGCCGTCATTGACCTTCTGTGATATTCCCAACTTCTATAAGCAATAAGGCAcgttaataaaaatattgttaagtATGGAACTACAAAGTTAACTATCGAGTCCATTTTGGTGAGTATTTTCCATGATTCTAAAACTTGTTTGTTACTGTAGAACAACCTACAGACTGGTGGATCTCCGTACACACCTACAAACCACGTCATATATAAATAACTCACTATGCTTATAATAGCTAATGAAATTATAACGCATTTTGCTCGGAAAACTGTGCACATTTTAGTTTTCTTGCGCGGCCACATGACTCCAATATATTTCTCAATAATGACTGCCGTAAGGTACCATCTACACAGAAAGGAGAAAGCATGATCCCCAAATGTAATCAGTTGACAAGGTCCTATCACAGAGTGTACCCGAATCTTGTAGAACTCTTCAAGATTAACACACATAACAACGAGCAGAAAACCAGAGTCAGCAACAGCAGCAGCTGCTAGATACCTTGCAGTAGACGGTTTCTTCAGTTTGGTCCTcgtaaatacaaaaaatatgataatatttccAATAATACCAATTACGCATGTAataatatatgcatattttttaaaatttagcaaCACGTCTTTTGGTGGCGCCGGAGGCGGTGGTGGAAAGAAAGACCACGTTTGGTTGTTGTCGTAAAGCGTTACATTAATGTTAGTAACATTCTCCTCTGTCAGACTTTCCATTCTGATTTGAAAAATGAATCAGCAAGAAGGTAGAAATGGAAAACGGCTTAATCAGCAATTCATTATACATTCATTCCCGCGTTAAAATATAAACTATCATACTCTTCCGTACAATCAAATGTCACAGGCAGGATTTTCCGCTCAATGAatatatttcaatacatttttctcAAAACTTGTATAAAGCAAGTGTCTGTTTTGGCATGTTTATAGCCATTGACTGTTCTACATATGTCTTGGAATTGTCCCTTAAAGGCAATAATGAGTTGTTTGTTCAAATTACACAGAACATATTTCATACTGATTGATTAACACCAATGTCAGTTCCTAGCATTATATATTAACATTGAGGTATTTAAATCCAGGTATTTTTCAGACTGTAAAACGAAGTTTATCTTTCTCAGAAATCATCACAATGTGTTTATCTGAAAGTCATCAATCTTCCACTGATATCATTTCATCTTCTGTACATAGCTCAAGTATTTGCCAAATTAAATTGATTCCAAGATGCTTTGGCACGCATATATCTGTATTTCTTTTGACTAGAGATTGTGCGTTTAATTGTACGGGTGCAAGAATTGTCTTAACTTTTTTTCCTATTGCCGTGTTGCCAGATGAGACTCGTCATTCTGACATTTAATTTGTACGTAAATAACCAACACGTACAAAACAAATGAATCGCTAATGGTTCACGTATGAAGCTATGTGATCACAAAATCACAAATGGTGATAGAAAGGTTCTCTGTAATGATCTATTCCTGTCGTTTCTGATCCAACTTGTCCATCAAAGAAGCCATTTGATCCAGATACACAACCTGAAAGTAAATGTCAATCCAAAATAATTCTGTTTATTGGTATCGGTCTGTTTGTGGCATTTCGTATCACGCCATACACTGTTTGTAAACTATACATCCTTGTCAAATTTGTACAACAACTGTTTTAATGATTTGCATCGGTGAAAATGACCATGTTTTTCTTTATTGCATAAACTACTGTGACCATTACCTGGTCTGTTGTGGAAGTTTTCAGACTTAATTGATACTAGTGTTATACACTGCTATGTCACATGAGAAGCGAACTCGAATGTGATTTAAATACATATTGTAAGCTTGAAATTTCTCTAAAAAATAGAGtttaaataaattagtaaaaaaaatactgaagatACACAATCATATAAGAAAACTTGCCAAGTAcacaatttatattttgtaaatacaaagcATTGCAATTACCGCACTTATATTTTTATGGATCGTTACTTAGTTGCTTCGTGTTAGTGCAGGTAGTGGATTCTATCCAATTAATGCTACACACTATGAATCAGAGACAAAAACCTGTGCTTTCgtatttgtttgtaaaatgtatactttattttagaaaatattcaaagtttgatCATTTATATTCTGTTTAGTAAACAACTGGAGTGATTATCAACTGCActtaaaatacaaaatcatattttacAGGTAAACGTACCAGTCTGAGTATAAAAGTAAGACTGTTCTAAGATAAATATTCGTCAAGCTGTCTATTGGAATATAAAGTTAATGTGCTTATTGGACCAGACGTTCCAATTACGAGGTGTTGTTCCAAtaacgaaaatacatttgtaaatacttttcattttcaGGCTTCCATTACAACTGACAGCACGTCAGGGGAGTCAAAACTCGTTACAAAGCAATAAGTGTCATAATATTCTTTAGATTTAGCCGAAAAGACTGCATTGCTGGTTCGCCTGGAGATTATGAATTCGCATCTGTAAGAAATATCAAAAGATGTCTGTAGAATAGACTGTTGTAAAACGcatgtgaaaaatatttctatCTTTTATGGTTTCTTGGAAATGAGGatatttaatgttatatttcAATTACTATTACACTACGTGGTAATATATATCCTGCATACGTTTGCATGTTATATTACCCCAGATTATTGTGCACGAAGGCACATTGCTTTGACATCAAAATAAGGTGACGTTACAGTTTGAGGTCAATACGTCGTCATGCCAGTGCAGTAACTCAGTAAgtgtatatgtattatataagcacttattgagttattgcgCTGACATGACGACGTATTTTATTAAGACAAATGGAAAGGATTATAAGTATTTACTCTGAGTTAATAATGATGTACTACTATATATTGCTTATAATCTAGATTCATAGTAGTTCTGCTCAATatctaaatgttttattgtttatgtttGAACATTGTTTTACTTATTACAATAATGATAGGAAGAGCAAACAAATGCCCATAAAAGTGTTTATCGCAGTACAAATAGTTCCGAATTTTTAGAAATAAGTAGTTACTGTCTGCCAACGATATACACTGAATAATAGTTTTAAACACAGAAGGTATCAAAGCATTTCGCTATTATCGTATTCAGGCGATCTTGCAGtcattactttttttatttataactatgAGTTCTTAAActtcttttcaatttaaaaaagaaacaccatcataaaatctatatgaagttcctttggaagcagcaaaataatagcagagttGACACGGTCTAATTGAGtttgaattgaaaagaaaatctaACAAAACCTTAACCCcttatatatgtataaagtgcAATTTATAAGTAATGCTGCTGAAGTATAATTCATCGCGCTGAAAAAGCAACAATAGTTAAAGTTttccttgttttattttcacCTTTGTCATTGCTATGTTTGCTAATTCACTGAAATAATTGTGTAATATATACCGAAATAATGTTTCCGTTCGGACGGCTATTTCCCTAATCCATCTCATTATCGCGATGATGACGCTATACATATTAATGCGCGTTTCATTTCGATGATGAGTGCACCGCTTTTTAATACagaaatgtaacaaaacaaacaaatactgcTTGTTCAATGTCGTCAAAGAATCAGTATAAAATCCTTTGCTTTTACACGTACATCCGGTTTTATTATTCCTAACTCATACGTACAATTCATTCTCCATTGCATGATAACCTCCGTAAGCTTAAGACGTGCAATAAACAggtatatttatcaaaaatatcggTTATTACGTTTAACCCCGTAGACTATTTATCTTATCACAATCACATTTTGCAAGTAACTGATTATATATTTCACATAAGATTTGAATATCCCCGCTTTCATGACGTGAGAGCTTTAATTAGTGTTGGAAGCCTGCTTAATTTCCAATATAGATTTGATCTAGTCACGATTGGTACTGCAGTACCGGTATGGATGTTGTTTGTCTTTCTAAGTCTACtttacaaatctgaaaaaaagatgAGTGACTTAAATAAAAGCATGTACTTATTGCTTAAATAATACTTATTTCTGTAATCAGAAGTAAGTATCTTAACACTGCATGTTATCTAAATCAGGGATTCGAAAAAAGAATGCAATTATGATAGAACATAGAGTCaattacggtggtatgtttaggacatgcatttaatttttttaagattgaattatctcgagcgcacgacatcttatctcgagcgctcgacatcttatcttgagcgctcgACTTCTTATCTTGAGCGCTCGACACTTTATCTCGTACAGTTATTAGTAACTATCAATAACTTATTAGTatctaaaatatgataaaaaatggcAAGTTGATATAGCATTATTAGATATTTCTAAGGTTTTCGACACCGTCCCacatgataaattactaaaaagcTAGAGAACTACGGCGTCCGTGAAAATTATCTAAACTGGCTATCATCCTTTCTGAAAGATAGAGTTATAAGATATTGTTGTAGAAGGTAAACATTCGACCAGTGTGGAAGTTAAATCCGGAGTACATCAAGGAACAGTCCTAGGACCCCTTATATTTTTGTGTCATATAAACGATCTTCCAGATTCCGTAAATTCAACCGTGC
This is a stretch of genomic DNA from Mercenaria mercenaria strain notata chromosome 4, MADL_Memer_1, whole genome shotgun sequence. It encodes these proteins:
- the LOC123551053 gene encoding somatostatin receptor type 2-like translates to MESLTEENVTNINVTLYDNNQTWSFFPPPPPAPPKDVLLNFKKYAYIITCVIGIIGNIIIFFVFTRTKLKKPSTARYLAAAAVADSGFLLVVMCVNLEEFYKIRVHSVIGPCQLITFGDHAFSFLCRWYLTAVIIEKYIGVMWPRKKTKMCTVFRAKCVIISLAIISIVSYLYMTWFVGVYGDPPVCRLFYSNKQVLESWKILTKMDSIVNFVVPYLTIFLLTCLIAYRSWEYHRRSMTASERFLRRRRVTTPEDKEFKTTPLLILLAMSTLILSIPNSAMRILAFSDDFRPTESTMMMMHLFHYFVVLNSAIKICIYLIASNAFARQLGRSFCMLKSVLKKSDDSELQTRHITEKMDGVAIEGKV